In one window of Syntrophobacterales bacterium DNA:
- a CDS encoding ATP-binding cassette domain-containing protein — translation METGSDIALRIDKLSLSFGGVRAINNVSVNVRNNEIFALIGPNGAGKTALLNCISGFYKPREGEIYYNEQKIT, via the coding sequence GTGGAAACCGGCAGCGATATTGCTTTAAGGATTGACAAACTCTCGCTTAGTTTTGGCGGTGTCAGAGCCATCAACAACGTGAGCGTCAATGTCAGAAATAATGAGATATTTGCTCTCATTGGGCCCAATGGCGCCGGCAAGACCGCATTGCTCAACTGTATAAGCGGTTTTTACAAACCCCGGGAGGGCGAGATTTATTACAATGAGCAAAAAATCACCTGA
- a CDS encoding ATP-binding cassette domain-containing protein: MRPDKLAKIDIARTFQNIELYTGLSTQDNIMAARHALMKQNFVTGGQYLGPALREEIAHRKIVEEIIDFLEIASIRKKIVGLLPYGMRKRVELARALALEPKVLLLDEPIAGMNLEEKEDIARFIIDLFEGQGETYPDTAVLRDGIRCIILVEHDMGVVMDIANRVVVLVI, translated from the coding sequence ATGCGTCCGGATAAGCTGGCGAAAATCGACATTGCCAGAACCTTCCAAAACATTGAACTATACACGGGCCTGAGCACTCAGGACAACATAATGGCTGCCCGGCATGCGCTGATGAAGCAAAACTTCGTTACCGGCGGTCAATATCTGGGCCCGGCGCTCCGAGAGGAAATTGCCCACCGGAAGATAGTAGAAGAAATTATCGACTTTCTTGAAATCGCCTCCATTAGAAAGAAGATCGTCGGCCTTCTGCCCTATGGAATGAGAAAAAGGGTGGAACTGGCCAGGGCGCTGGCTCTCGAGCCGAAGGTGCTTCTGCTTGACGAACCCATTGCCGGTATGAACCTGGAGGAGAAGGAAGACATCGCCCGCTTCATTATTGATCTTTTCGAGGGGCAGGGGGAGACCTATCCGGATACGGCGGTGCTTAGGGACGGCATCCGCTGCATCATCCTGGTCGAACACGATATGGGGGTGGTAATGGACATCGCCAACCGGGTGGTTGTCCTCGTCATATAA
- a CDS encoding M48 family metalloprotease, which yields MKKMIIMAMILSLIGACAPTTSSRYREGDNRGQQTALTVADEKRLAAEALPELLKDYPAAKSTELQNYVTAIGRKIVLANDLEGNPYHYEFTVVDSKNPNAFAMPAGKVFVTASLIAIAANEAELAGVIGHELGHVVARHAAERMYVMEKEQGKTWLYGAGGGIIGGIIGYGLGSVICGEDDKACYVKTAAIGAAAGAGGGLLVQKYRFLVNSREDEMEADRIGFRLAVNSGYDKDKVGDFYKKLLQIEKKGGGQNDPLTKKLSDALSTHPPSEERVRQMEQLAEARPAVKNAIVDSPQFRRAKKIAAE from the coding sequence ATGAAAAAAATGATTATCATGGCAATGATTTTATCGCTTATTGGCGCATGTGCGCCGACAACGAGTTCGCGCTATCGGGAGGGAGACAACCGGGGGCAGCAGACGGCGTTGACGGTCGCGGACGAAAAACGGCTGGCCGCAGAGGCGCTTCCGGAACTTTTAAAAGACTATCCGGCGGCGAAAAGTACAGAGCTGCAGAACTATGTAACCGCAATCGGCAGGAAGATAGTTTTGGCCAATGATCTGGAAGGAAACCCCTATCACTACGAATTTACCGTTGTCGATTCCAAAAACCCCAACGCGTTTGCGATGCCCGCGGGAAAGGTATTCGTGACCGCTTCCCTGATTGCGATTGCGGCGAACGAAGCGGAACTTGCCGGGGTCATCGGGCATGAGCTCGGTCATGTAGTGGCAAGGCATGCTGCCGAACGTATGTATGTTATGGAAAAGGAACAGGGTAAGACATGGCTCTATGGGGCCGGGGGCGGAATAATCGGCGGCATTATCGGATATGGGCTGGGGAGTGTGATCTGTGGGGAAGATGATAAGGCCTGCTACGTAAAAACGGCGGCGATCGGCGCCGCCGCGGGGGCGGGTGGTGGGTTGCTCGTCCAGAAATACCGTTTTCTGGTGAACTCCCGCGAGGACGAGATGGAAGCGGATCGCATCGGCTTCCGGCTTGCCGTCAATTCCGGCTACGATAAGGACAAGGTGGGCGATTTTTATAAAAAGCTGCTGCAGATCGAAAAGAAGGGTGGAGGGCAGAACGATCCCCTCACCAAAAAACTTTCCGATGCGCTGAGCACCCACCCGCCCAGCGAAGAAAGAGTGCGGCAGATGGAACAGCTTGCGGAGGCAAGACCGGCCGTGAAAAATGCAATCGTCGATTCTCCCCAGTTTAGAAGGGCAAAAAAGATTGCCGCTGAATAA